The genomic segment CGCGTTGAGGACGGCCGTGGCGATCGTCGCGCCCTCGGCGCCGACGCGCTCGGCATGCGGTTCCTCCCGCAGCCACTCTCCGGCGCGCAGCGCGATCGCCGTGCTCGACAGCTTGGTCCGCACGACGTCGGCGGCGAGGAAGTTAGTCTCGACGAACTCGCCGAGCGTGCGGCCGATCTCGTCCTTGCGGCTCGGGATGATCGCGGTGTGCGGGATCGGCAGTCCGAGCGGACGCCGGAACAGGGCGGTGACCGCGAACCAGTCCGCCAGCGCTCCGACCATCCCGCCCTCGGCGGCGGCGCGGACGTACGCGAGCCACGGCTGCCGCTCCTGGAACATGAACGCGATGACGAACGCGATGGCCATGAAGACCAGGGCACCGAGCGCCACCGCCTTCATCCGGCGCAGCGCGCGCAGTCGGACCTGGTCGGAGGGAGACAGCATCGCCATCGGTGTTCGCGGCATGACGTCATCCTTTCACGCGGAGAGTACCCTCGAGACGTGATCGAAGACATCAAGAAGCGTGCTCTGCACCGCACCAGCATCCTCGAGGGGCAGATGCGCGGAGTCGCGCGGATGATCGAGAACGAGGAGTACTGCATGGACATCATCACGCAGTCCCGCGCGATCCAGCGCTCGCTCGAATCGCTGAACCGCCTCCTGCTCGAGAATCACCTGCGCACGCACGTCACGCACATGTTCGACGAGGGCGGCGAGGAGCGCGACAAGGCGGTCGCCGAGCTCCTCAAGGCCTTCGACTTCGACCGCAAGTAGACACGACGCAGCGCCCCGACGGAGTCGTCGGGGCGCTGCGGTACTGCTCACCTGCCGCCGTCGAAGACCTCGTCCTCCATGGCGTCGTACCCCTCGGCCTGCGGGTCGCCGTGCGAGCCGCCGGAGAGCGCATACTCCTCCTCCGGCGAGAGCACGAGGCGGTGGCGGAAGAACAGCCCGAACCCGAGCAGGATCACGACGTAGACGATCGCGATCGCGATGATCGCCGGACCGAAGGTCGGATTGAGCAGGAACCCGACGAAGATGAGCGCGGCGATGACGAGCGCGACCGCTGCACCGGGAATGCCCCACGGGCTGCGGTACGGGCGGTCGACGTTCGGGTACTTCTTGCGCAGGATCATGAAGGACACGAGCTGGAGTCCGTAGGCGAGCACCGCGCCCCAGACCGCGATGTTCAGCACGATCGCACCGGCGACGGATCCCGCGCCCTCGGCGTCGACCGCGGCGAGCACGTCGAGGATGATGAGCGCGATGAAGCCGATGGCCGCTCCGACGACGAGCGCCACCCAGGGCGTCTGCCGCTTACCCGTGAGGGAGAGGAACCGCGGGTAGTAGCCGGCGCGGGACAGGGAGTACATGTTGCGGCCGTAGGCGAACATGATGCCCTGCAGCGAGGCGAGCAGGCCGATCAGGGCGAACAGCGCGAGTACTGCGGCGAGCTGGTCACCCACGATCGCGCGGAATCCGTCGAGCAGCGGTTCGCCGGCCGTGCCGGTCGCCTCGGCGCCGATCACGCCCGTGTTGAGGAACAGCACCAGGAGTCCCGTCACGATGAGCGTGCCACGAGCCCAGAATCCGGCCTTCGGGATATCGCGGGTCGGGTTGTGCGACTCCTCCGCGGCCAGCGGCAGCTCCTCGATGCCGAGGAAGAACCACATCGCGAAGGGGAGCGCGAACAGGATCGGCAGGACGCCGTGCGGGAGGAAGGTCGTCTGCCCCTCGTCGGGGACGATGTTCCACAGCGCGTCCCAGCTGAACGCGCCGGAGAACAGAGCCATCACGGAGAACACCAGGATGATGCCGATCGAGATGATCGAGACGACGATCGCGAAGCGGAAGGAGATCGCTGCTCCCGCGGAGTTCAGGGCGATGAAGACCACGTACAGGATCAGGTACCAGAGCCACCCCGGCAGCTCGAGCCCCAGCAGTTCGCTCGTGATGCCGTTCGCATACGACGCGGAGAAGTAGACGATCACCGCCGTGGTCGCGACGTACTCGATCGTCTCCGCGGCGCCGGTCACCAGGCCGCCCCAGGGGCCCATCGCGGATCGGGCGAAGGAGTAGGCCCCTCCGGTGTGCGGCATCATCGCGGCCATCTCGCCGATCGCGAAGATCATGCCGTAGTACATCAGGACGAGGATCGCGAAGGCGATCAGCATCCCGCCGAAGCCCGCGAAGTCGATGCCGAAGTTCCAGCCGGAGAAGTCGCCCGAGATCACGGCGGCGACCGCGAGGCCCCACAGACCCCAGACGCCGGCCGACCTCTTCAGGGTCCGTTTCTCGAAGTACTCGCTCCCGGCACGTGTATAGGTCGCCCCAGCGACCTTGCGGGACTCATTGCTCTGCTCAGACATCCGCTCTCCGTTCGCATGCACACAGGCGCCGCATGCACCTTGCGGATGATTGTGACAGTCAATGGTGGTTTCGTCTACCTTTAGACGCGAAGGTGATCTACTCTGAGGGCGAAGCCGGTCGGTCGATCGCTTCACCACGACGACGGGAGCGAGAAGATGTCGGGAAACCTGAGCATCGAGCAGCTGGATGCCGGCATCGCCGCCGGCGAGATCGACACGGTGATCGTGGCCTTCGCCGACGCGCAGGGACGACTGGTCGGCAAACGGGTCTCCGCGCGCCTGTTCCAGGAGGACATCCTGCATCACGGCGCCGAGGCCTGCGACTACCTGCTGTCGGTCGATGTCGACATGAACACGGTCGACGGCTACGCGATGTCGGGATGGGACCGCGGCTACGGGGACATGGTCCTGCGCCCCGATGTCGTCACACTCCGCCGGATGCCGTGGCTCGAGGGCACGGTCCTGATCATGGCCGACCTGGTCTGGCAGAACGGCGAGCCCGTCGGGCCCTCGCCCCGCGCGATCCTCGACCGCCAGCGCGATCGCCTCGCCGAGCGGGGCTGGACCGCGTTCTCGGGAACCGAGCTCGAGTTCATCGTCTTCGACAACACCTATCGCGACGCGTGGGCCCGCAAGTACGAGGGACTGACGCCCGCGACCGACTACAACGTCGACTACAACCTGCAGGCCTCGACACGGATGGAGCCGCTGCTGCGCGACATCCGCAACGGGATGGACGGCGCCGGCATGTACTGCGAGGGCGTGAAGGGCGAGTGCAACCTCGGCCAGCAGGAGATCGCGTTCCGCTACGCCGAGGTGCGGGAGACCGCCGACCAGCACGTGATCTACAAGAACGGTGCGAAGGAGATCGCCGAGCAGCACGGTCAGGCGCTCACCTTCATGGCGAAGTTCAACGAGCGGGAGGGGAACAGCTGCCACATCCACCTCTCGCTGCGCGCGGATGACGGCACCCCGGTGATGGCGGGCG from the Microbacterium luteolum genome contains:
- a CDS encoding amino acid permease is translated as MSEQSNESRKVAGATYTRAGSEYFEKRTLKRSAGVWGLWGLAVAAVISGDFSGWNFGIDFAGFGGMLIAFAILVLMYYGMIFAIGEMAAMMPHTGGAYSFARSAMGPWGGLVTGAAETIEYVATTAVIVYFSASYANGITSELLGLELPGWLWYLILYVVFIALNSAGAAISFRFAIVVSIISIGIILVFSVMALFSGAFSWDALWNIVPDEGQTTFLPHGVLPILFALPFAMWFFLGIEELPLAAEESHNPTRDIPKAGFWARGTLIVTGLLVLFLNTGVIGAEATGTAGEPLLDGFRAIVGDQLAAVLALFALIGLLASLQGIMFAYGRNMYSLSRAGYYPRFLSLTGKRQTPWVALVVGAAIGFIALIILDVLAAVDAEGAGSVAGAIVLNIAVWGAVLAYGLQLVSFMILRKKYPNVDRPYRSPWGIPGAAVALVIAALIFVGFLLNPTFGPAIIAIAIVYVVILLGFGLFFRHRLVLSPEEEYALSGGSHGDPQAEGYDAMEDEVFDGGR
- a CDS encoding metal-sensitive transcriptional regulator encodes the protein MIEDIKKRALHRTSILEGQMRGVARMIENEEYCMDIITQSRAIQRSLESLNRLLLENHLRTHVTHMFDEGGEERDKAVAELLKAFDFDRK
- a CDS encoding glutamine synthetase family protein — protein: MSGNLSIEQLDAGIAAGEIDTVIVAFADAQGRLVGKRVSARLFQEDILHHGAEACDYLLSVDVDMNTVDGYAMSGWDRGYGDMVLRPDVVTLRRMPWLEGTVLIMADLVWQNGEPVGPSPRAILDRQRDRLAERGWTAFSGTELEFIVFDNTYRDAWARKYEGLTPATDYNVDYNLQASTRMEPLLRDIRNGMDGAGMYCEGVKGECNLGQQEIAFRYAEVRETADQHVIYKNGAKEIAEQHGQALTFMAKFNEREGNSCHIHLSLRADDGTPVMAGDGEHGFSPVMEHWIAGILATLREFTLLYAPNINSYKRFAKGSFAPTGVAWGIDNRTCALRVIGSGSGLRVENRVPGGDVNPYMGISAIIAGGLYGVENELPLPERFTGNAYEAGVDHLPTTLREAAQLFSESTIARAAFGDDVVDHYLNQARIELEAYDAAVTDWERIRGFERL